The genomic interval AACAGCATGGGGCTTTTGACTTGCACCATGATGAGCGCGAATCCCATGAAGATTCCGACCACCACCAGCGGCCACGCCATGTTGCCGCCAACGATGCCTTGGCCGAGCATGGCCATCAGTCCGGCTTGCGGCGCGGGCAAGGCAGCGCTGCCGAAGTGGTACGCCTTGTCGAGAATCATCAGCGGAAAGAAGAGCACGAGCGAGGCGACGATGACGCCGAACATGTCGCCGATCTGCATTCGTGAGGGTGTGCCACCAAGGATGTGCCCAACCTTGAGGTCCTGCAGCATTTCGCCGGCGACCGCGGATGAAACGCAGACCACGGCGGCGACGCCCAGCACCGCTGCGACTCCGCCGGCGCCGCCAACGCCGAGTGCGACCATCATGAGCGCGGCAACCACCAGCGTGCACAGCGTCAGGCCGGAGACAGGATTGTTAGACGAGCCGATCATGCCGCAAAGGTTTCCGGAAACGGCGGCGAAGAAAAAGCCGAGCACGATCATCACGGCGGCGGCGACCACCGCGCCGGTGATGATTTTGCCGCCTGGCATACTGCCCGCGCCGGAGATAAAGAAATAGTAGAGTGCGATCATGGCAAGCAGCACGACGGCGACGCCGAGGAAGACGACTTTGGCGCTAAGGTCTTTTTCGGTGCGGTCGGTGACTTCATGCGCTGCGGCGGACTTCTTCAGGTCGGAAACGGCGCGGCTCATGCCGACGCCGAGCTGCTTGCGCATGCGAAACAGCGTGAATCCCGCGCCCACCAACATGCCGCCGACGGCGATCGGTCGCACGATGGCAAACCACATGTTGTTGGCCAAGCCGGCCCAGTCCATGGTGGCGCCGGCAGGCAGGCTGGCCTGGATGCCAGGCCCGAGAAAATAAACTAGCAGCGGAACCAGCAGGCCCCAGGCGACCACGCCGCCGGCGAAATTCAGCGCCGCGAGGCGCGGCCCGATGATGTAGCCGACACCGAGATAGGCAGGGCTGATGGCGGGCGTGTCAAAGGTGGTCATGCCGCCTGTGGCGACCACGGGTGCGGTAGCGGAGCGGCCGACGCGCAGGCCGGCGGACATAGTGGGGATCTTCACTAGGATGGTGCGCACGTACCAGAACAGGTTGATCTGGCTGAGGAAGTACATGACGGCGCCGAATCCCATGTTGGCGAAGAGAACTTTCGCGGCCTTGGCGCCCTGCTGTCCCGCCTTGTGAATTTCCGAGGCAGCGACGGATTCGGGAAAGGGCAGCTCGGGGTCCTCGACCATCACCCGGCGCAGCAGGGTGACGAACAGAATTCCGAGCAGGCCGCCGATGATCATGAGTGCGACCGATTGCCAGTATTTGTCGGTGCCGAGTTCGGGCTTACCGGCATCATTGCGCCACAGGCCCGCCATCACGAAGGCCGGGATGGTGAACACCGCGCCAGCCGCGACGGATTCGCCGATGGAACCGACCGTACGGGCGATGTTTTCCTCGAGTATGGAGCCCTTCATCAGGCGAAGAATGGCCATGCTGATGACGGCCGCGGGATAAGTGGCGGCGATGGTCATGCCGGCGCGCAGGCCGAGATAAGCGTTGGCCGCGCCCAGAATGCCGGTCATGAGCAAGCCGAGTAAGACGGCGCGAAAGGTAAACTCGGACATCTGCATGGTGGGCGGTACGAAGGGCCGGAACTTTTTCGGCGGCGCCTGGTTGCTGGTCATGGTGCTCATGACATGAGTCCTCGATTCAGATTTCCAGCTTTAATCCCGCTTCATGAAGACCGCGCAAAGTAGCACGGCAGGGTTGTAATGACAACCCGAACGGTGATTTTACGCTGGCAGACTGGCGGGTGGGAAGCGCGCGGGGCGCATCAATGGCAGGGCTGCGTCTGGGGCGTTGATGGCTGAGGAGTAAGTGGCTATACTAAAAAGGCGATCAGGTGGCCGGCCCTGGGCCTCGGGTCGCGAGGAGGGTCGTCTTCAGCAGTAGCGGAGACCCAACCCGGTCGGTAGAGGATCCCGCCCACCGAGGGCATTCTTTTGTCTCGCGCGCAGCCGACGGATTGTTGTCGGTACTGTTTCCATCGTATTGCAGGCTGTGCCAGACGCCGCTGACGCGCCTATCGCGAGCGCCGGTGTGCGAGGCGTGCGTCGAGGCCATTCGGCCGATCATGGGACCGCGCTGCGCGGCCTGCGGCGAGCGGTTGATGAGTTCCCACCTAACGTCGGAGCGGGATGAGTCACCTTTGTGCCTGATGTGCATGCAGGACGAGCCGGCGTTTGCGCGCGCCTCGGCGTATGGCAGCTATGACGGCGGCCTGCGCGAGATGGTCCACCTGCTAAAGTACGACCGGGTGCGTCCGGCGGCAAATGTGCTGGGACGAATGCTGGCCGAGGTGGTCGCCGATCTGGCGGAAGCTTTCAGGCCGGCTCCGCCGGTGGTGATGGCGGTGCCGCTGCATGTCTCGAAGCTGCGGCAACGCGGGTTCAACCAGTCGGAGCTAATTGCGCGCGCCATGCTCAAGCTGAAGCTGGCGGCGCTGCACGTCAAGCTGAACACCACGGCGCTGGCACGACAACGGGCGACGGAATCGCAAACCGGATTGACCTCGCCGCAGCGGCGGGAAAACATGCGCGGAGCATTCAGAGTCCTGCGCAGCGACCAGATTGCCGGGCGCGACATCTTATTGATCGACGACGTGTTCACCACCGGGACAACGGTGTCGGAATGCGCGCGCGTGTTGCGCCGCGCAGGCGCAAACAGGGTGTTCGTGGCGACGGTAGCAAGAGTGTTGAAGCCGGAAGCGCAGCGGGTGGAGCCGGAGATTGAAGAGTCGCGAGTGATGGTGGCACATGCATGCGAGTCGGTCAGTCCATCAGTCTTTCGGTCGTCATGGTTTCGTGCTCACTGACTGATCGACTGACAGACTGATCGACTAAGAGACTAAGCAAGTTATGTCAGGCGGAAAGGGACACATACCGGGACATGCGCATCGCAAGCCGATGGTCGAGACGGCGCCTGTCCACGAGGGCAATAGTCATGGCGTGATGCACGCGCCGGTGCTGGTGCTGAACGCGTCGTACGAGCCGATCAACGTGTGCGCGGCGCGGCGGGCCATCGTGCTGGTGCTGAAGGGCGTCGCCATGACCGAGGAAGAAAACGGGCACTTCCTGCACGCGGCGCGCATTACCATCCGCGTGCCGTCGGTGATCCGGCTGCTGGAGTACCGGCGGATTCCGCACCAGACGCGGGCGCTGTCGCGCAAGAACATCCTGCTGCGCGACCGCAGCAGTTGCCAGTATTGCGGCGCGGTGCTGGGCTCCAGCGAGCTCACGCTGGACCATGTGGTGCCGCGCTCGCGCGGAGGACTGTCCACCTGGGAAAACCTGGTGGCGTGCTGCCATGGCTGCAACCGGAGCAAGGGCAACCAGCTTCCGATGGAGGCCAACATGAAGCTGATCCGCGAGCCGAGGGCATTCAATCTGCATACCAGCCGGCACATCATGCGGCTGCTGGGACATTCGGACGCGAAGTGGAGGAAGTACCTGTTCTACTGAAACAGGACTCTGCTTCAGCACGGATCAAGCCGTGCCCTTCCCGACGATGTAACGTCGCCTGCGTTCCGCCAGGCCTCTCAGGTCCGGCGACTAGAAACCAGAAACTCGAAACTGGGAACTAATTCTTCGGCGGCTTCTGTTGCTGCGCCTGCGGTTGCTGCTGGCCCGGCTGCGCCTCGCCCTGATTCTTGGGTAGTTCCTGGCCTTCGTAGGTGATCTTCACGTTGGCGCCGAAGCGCTTGTAGTTGGTGTACTTCACGATCTCGCGGATGTGCACGTCGCCGCCGGAAAAGTGAAGGTCATCGTCGGCCTTGGTGTAGGTCGGGAACCAGTAGCGGCCGTCCACCTGCTCACGCCAAGTGGTGAAGGCGGGGAACAGGTTTTCTTCGTTTTTCTTTTTACGGATGTCGGGCACGGTCTTGCCGTGGGTCTTGACGATCTGGAAATCGCGATCGTCCACCCAGATGCGGCCCTGGAAGTACCGCCTGTTGTTCTCGATGCGTTTGGGCGCGACGTCGAAAACGTAGCAGTGGAGTTCGTCTTCCTGCTGCTGGCCGACGTACAGGATGTCGTACTCGGGAATTTCGTCGGAGGTGAGCACGAAAGGCAGGCGGTGCTGGATGTCGTCGATGTCCTCCCGCGTCATCTGCACGCGCTGGAGCGAGGACTGCGGCGCGAAGACCACGTGCTCCTGGCGGCGACCCTTGTCGTCGAAGGTGACCTCCACCACTTGGTGATACTCGCCGTCCACCGTATTGCCGTCCACGGTCTGCACCTTTACGTCCTGGCGGTAGGTGTAGTTGTCGCGCGCCTGTTTGAATTCCTTTTCCTTGGCGGCAAAGCGCTGGATGATCTGGTCCACGGAGATGCCCTTGGGCTCGGCGGGATTGAGCGGGCCTTCCTGGGCGAGCGCGGGCAGGACAAGGGCAAGAGTGAGCAATGCGAGAACGGAATTTCGTTTCATATCGATGAGGAAAACCCAAGGGTAAACGGAAAAGTTGCGTTGGTATTCCGCTGAATTAGATGCGCGGGAGCGGCGCGGGGCGCGAAAAAGCTGTCGACGAGCCATGGCCGAAGTCCACGAGGTGAGCGGCAGCCGCGTGTGGCTGCCGTCACCATGACGAATCTAATGGACCGAGGCCAGAGTCTGCTGGAAGTTCTGGTTAATCGACTGGATGTAGGCGTCCCTCGGCATCAAGTCGCGGCTGACAATTTGCTGCGCTCTATCCGAAATGATGCCGTCGTGCACCAGTTGCCGGCCGGCTTCGCGGGCAGCGTCCAGCACGTCCTGCACGGGAGCGCCCATTTCCAGCATGGCGGCCAGCAGCGGGCCGGCGGGACGCAGCAGGGCCCCGGCAAATTCAAAGCCGATGACGCGGCATAGGGTTTGCAGTTGCGCCAGCACGGGATCGAAGTTGTCCATCTCCCAGAAGCCGCAGTTGGAGACGAGCACGATCTTGGCGCGCTTGGTGTCCGGGCGTAGCGGATGCGAGCAGTGGCCGTCGTTAATGGTGATGAACGGTTCGATCAGCGGAATTATGCGGTCCATCAGGTTCTTGAGCGGGCCGCTGACGCCCCAGACGTAAACCGGCGTGGCGAAGACCCAGGCGTCGGCTTCGCGCAGCTTGGGATGGACGAGCTGCATGTCGTCCTGCTGGTGGCATTTGCCCGGCGACTTGAGCCAGCAGTTGAAGTCGCCCTGGCAGGGGTTGATTTTGAGATTGCTGGTGTAGAGCAGCTCGACATCGGCGCCGGCGCTGCGCGCGCCGTCGAGAAAAGGCTCGAGGATGAGGGCGGTGTTGCCCTTGTGCATTTTGGGGCTTCCGTTAAAGGCGAGGACTTTCATAACTGCCTCCCGTACGCGGCAAGTGTGGGAGCGCGGCGCAGCGGTGTCAATGCGGCGTGGCGCCTGGTGAGGCGAATGTTTGCGCCGCCGGACCGGAATGGGAATCGAGGAAATCCCGCCCCGGTCAACACCGGGCTGGGACGGGGCACACGGTGAGGGTCTAGACTTGTCCGTTTTGTCGGGAGGCGAGGCAATGATTCGTCGCGTGATCGTCTTTCTACTCGTGGTTGCCTGCATGGGCTGGGCGCAGGGCAAGCATCCGTTCACCTTTGAAGACATGATGGCGCTAAAGCGGGTGGGCGAGCCGGTGGTCTCGCCCAACGGCAAGTGGGTAGCGTTCAGCGTGGTCGAGGTCAACTTGGAACAGAACAAGAAGACGCCGCACCTGTGGGTGGTTCCGCTGGCGGGCGGCGAGGCGAAGCAGATTTCGAACGATCCGGCGGGCGAGGACCGGCCACGGTGGTCGCCGGATGGAAAGAAGATCGCGTTTATCTCGGCGAAAGAGGGCGGATCGCAGGTGTGGGTGGCGGATTTCGATGCGGCAGCGGTGGCGCTGGGCACGCCGCAGAAGCTGACCAACATTTCGACTGAGGCGGCGGGCGAGCTGTGGTCGCCGGATGGGAAGTGGATTCTGTTTACGTCCGAGGTCTATCCCGATTGCCCGGATGATGCGTGCAACAAGGCTCGCGACGAGCAGAAGAAACAGTCAGCGGTGAAAGCATCGATCTTTCGCGGGCTGTTCTTCCGGCATTGGTCGAGCTACACGGGTGACAAGCGCACGCACATCTTCATTCAGGCGGTGGAACCCACATCTCGCAAAAGCGGCGAGATGTGGGACACCACCACCGCGAGAGACCTGACGCCGGGCGAGCACGACGCGCCGCCATTTTCGCTTGGCGGGCAGGACATGTACGCCTTCTCGCCCGACTCGCAGGAGGTGGCGTTCACCAGCAACATTGACGAGGTGGAGGCGACCAGCACCAACAACGAGATTTTCGTGGTGCCGGTCACGGGCGGAACGCCGAGGAAGATTTCCACCTCGCCGGGTTCGGATTCGACGCCGCTGTATTCACCGGA from Terriglobia bacterium carries:
- a CDS encoding HNH endonuclease, yielding MHAPVLVLNASYEPINVCAARRAIVLVLKGVAMTEEENGHFLHAARITIRVPSVIRLLEYRRIPHQTRALSRKNILLRDRSSCQYCGAVLGSSELTLDHVVPRSRGGLSTWENLVACCHGCNRSKGNQLPMEANMKLIREPRAFNLHTSRHIMRLLGHSDAKWRKYLFY
- a CDS encoding ComF family protein; the encoded protein is MSVLFPSYCRLCQTPLTRLSRAPVCEACVEAIRPIMGPRCAACGERLMSSHLTSERDESPLCLMCMQDEPAFARASAYGSYDGGLREMVHLLKYDRVRPAANVLGRMLAEVVADLAEAFRPAPPVVMAVPLHVSKLRQRGFNQSELIARAMLKLKLAALHVKLNTTALARQRATESQTGLTSPQRRENMRGAFRVLRSDQIAGRDILLIDDVFTTGTTVSECARVLRRAGANRVFVATVARVLKPEAQRVEPEIEESRVMVAHACESVSPSVFRSSWFRAH
- a CDS encoding flavodoxin family protein, with the translated sequence MKVLAFNGSPKMHKGNTALILEPFLDGARSAGADVELLYTSNLKINPCQGDFNCWLKSPGKCHQQDDMQLVHPKLREADAWVFATPVYVWGVSGPLKNLMDRIIPLIEPFITINDGHCSHPLRPDTKRAKIVLVSNCGFWEMDNFDPVLAQLQTLCRVIGFEFAGALLRPAGPLLAAMLEMGAPVQDVLDAAREAGRQLVHDGIISDRAQQIVSRDLMPRDAYIQSINQNFQQTLASVH
- a CDS encoding oligopeptide transporter, OPT family, yielding MTSNQAPPKKFRPFVPPTMQMSEFTFRAVLLGLLMTGILGAANAYLGLRAGMTIAATYPAAVISMAILRLMKGSILEENIARTVGSIGESVAAGAVFTIPAFVMAGLWRNDAGKPELGTDKYWQSVALMIIGGLLGILFVTLLRRVMVEDPELPFPESVAASEIHKAGQQGAKAAKVLFANMGFGAVMYFLSQINLFWYVRTILVKIPTMSAGLRVGRSATAPVVATGGMTTFDTPAISPAYLGVGYIIGPRLAALNFAGGVVAWGLLVPLLVYFLGPGIQASLPAGATMDWAGLANNMWFAIVRPIAVGGMLVGAGFTLFRMRKQLGVGMSRAVSDLKKSAAAHEVTDRTEKDLSAKVVFLGVAVVLLAMIALYYFFISGAGSMPGGKIITGAVVAAAVMIVLGFFFAAVSGNLCGMIGSSNNPVSGLTLCTLVVAALMMVALGVGGAGGVAAVLGVAAVVCVSSAVAGEMLQDLKVGHILGGTPSRMQIGDMFGVIVASLVLFFPLMILDKAYHFGSAALPAPQAGLMAMLGQGIVGGNMAWPLVVVGIFMGFALIMVQVKSPMLFAVGMYLPLQTTFAIFVGGVIRWITDGMRDRRGLNDAQKARVENAGVLTASGLIAGEALCGLVIAAIVGTGHNMPDIKIGNAWISGLIGLAILVAVMIKLPLANAGSPDEPAPPTAIM